From a single Phacochoerus africanus isolate WHEZ1 chromosome 11, ROS_Pafr_v1, whole genome shotgun sequence genomic region:
- the RRP8 gene encoding ribosomal RNA-processing protein 8 isoform X2, producing MFEEPAWAEEAPAVPDPRPVPLRPRPPAASHTKGSKRRRLLATLRALEAAALPRQPPNLPGSDSEEEEVVERKRRHPKKALRASASPEGEKKRKKKCQNWGPPGSDSEAEEAARNRCHEGALRGRDSANKETGKRKHQKRAPADPAQHLGSVAQTGPKAWNSSAANDPTKPSPETPSSEPPRTLSRKQWRNRQKNKRRQKNKFRPPQPPDQPPEPAPAPTQETEAPPAAGPDGPGARAEALRARMAQRLDGARFRYLNEQLYSQPSHAAQRLFQEDPEAFLLYHRGFQSQVRKWPLQPVDRIARDLRQRPASLVVADFGCGDCRLASSIRNPVHCFDLASLDPRVTVCDMAQVPLEDASVDVAVFCLSLMGTNIRDFLEEANRVLKPGGLLKVAEVSSRFEDVRTFLGAVAKLGFKVISKNLRLFTMKHGWEKMCCGHCGTFAEEGPINTGR from the exons ATGTTTGAGGAGCCCGCGTGGGCCGAGGAGGCCCCGGCCGTCCCGGACCCCCGGCCGGTGCCCTTACGGCCGCGGCCCCCGGCAGCCTCGCACACCAAG GGATCCAAGCGCCGCCGGCTCTTGGCGACATTAAGGGCCCTGGAGGCAGCAGCTCTGCCCCGGCAGCCCCCCAACCTGCCCGGTAGTGActctgaggaggaggaagtggtggaaaggaagaggagacacCCAAAAAAGGCCTTACGTGCCAGTGCTTCTCccgaaggagagaagaaaagaaagaagaaatgtcaaAATTGGGGCCCGCCTGGCAGTGACTCCGAGGCAGAGGAAGCGGCAAGGAACAGGTGCCACGAAGGGGCTCTTCGTGGCAGAGACTCTGCTAACAAAGAGACAGGAAAGAGGAAACACCAGAAACGGGCCCCTGCAGATCCTGCCCAGCACTTGGGCAGTGTTGCCCAAACAG GTCCTAAAGCTTGGAATTCTAGTGCTGCAAATGATCCCACCAAGCCAAGCCCTGAGACCCCTTCCTCTGAACCCCCCCGCACCTTGAGTCGCAAGCAGTGGCGGAACCGGCAGAAGAATAAGCGAAGACAGAAGAACAAGTTTCGCCCCCCTCAGCCCCCGGACCAGCCTCCGGAGccggcccctgcccccacccaggagACCGAGGCGCCTCCTGCTGCCGGGCCGGACGGCCCCGGGGCCCGGGCTGAGGCCCTGAGGGCCCGCATGGCCCAGCGGCTGGACGGCGCCCGCTTCCGCTACCTCAACGAACAGCTGTACTCGCAGCCCAGCCATGCCGCGCAGCGCCTCTTCCAGGAAGACCCCGAGGCCTTCCTCCTGTACCACCGTGGGTTCCAGAGCCAGGTCAGGAAGTGGCCGCTGCAGCCCGTGGACCGCATCGCCAGGGATCTTCGCCAGCG GCCTGCGTCTCTGGTGGTGGCCGACTTTGGCTGTGGGGATTGCCGCCTGGCCTCGAGCATCCGGAATCCTGTGCACTGCTTTGATTTGGCCTCCTTAGACCCCAGGGTCACCGTGTGTGACATGGCCCAG GTGCCTCTGGAGGATGCGTCTGTGGATGTGGCCGTGTTCTGCCTTTCGCTGATGGGAACCAACATCcgagacttcctggaggaggccaaTCGCGTACTGAAGCCAGG GGGTCTCCTGAAAGTGGCTGAGGTCAGCAGCCGCTTCGAAGATGTTCGGACCTTCCTGGGGGCTGTCGCCAAACTGGGCTTCAAGGTCATCTCCAAG
- the RRP8 gene encoding ribosomal RNA-processing protein 8 isoform X1, producing the protein MFEEPAWAEEAPAVPDPRPVPLRPRPPAASHTKGSKRRRLLATLRALEAAALPRQPPNLPGSDSEEEEVVERKRRHPKKALRASASPEGEKKRKKKCQNWGPPGSDSEAEEAARNRCHEGALRGRDSANKETGKRKHQKRAPADPAQHLGSVAQTGPKAWNSSAANDPTKPSPETPSSEPPRTLSRKQWRNRQKNKRRQKNKFRPPQPPDQPPEPAPAPTQETEAPPAAGPDGPGARAEALRARMAQRLDGARFRYLNEQLYSQPSHAAQRLFQEDPEAFLLYHRGFQSQVRKWPLQPVDRIARDLRQRPASLVVADFGCGDCRLASSIRNPVHCFDLASLDPRVTVCDMAQVPLEDASVDVAVFCLSLMGTNIRDFLEEANRVLKPGGLLKVAEVSSRFEDVRTFLGAVAKLGFKVISKDLTNSHFFLFDFQKTGPPRVGPKAQLAGLKLQPCLYKRR; encoded by the exons ATGTTTGAGGAGCCCGCGTGGGCCGAGGAGGCCCCGGCCGTCCCGGACCCCCGGCCGGTGCCCTTACGGCCGCGGCCCCCGGCAGCCTCGCACACCAAG GGATCCAAGCGCCGCCGGCTCTTGGCGACATTAAGGGCCCTGGAGGCAGCAGCTCTGCCCCGGCAGCCCCCCAACCTGCCCGGTAGTGActctgaggaggaggaagtggtggaaaggaagaggagacacCCAAAAAAGGCCTTACGTGCCAGTGCTTCTCccgaaggagagaagaaaagaaagaagaaatgtcaaAATTGGGGCCCGCCTGGCAGTGACTCCGAGGCAGAGGAAGCGGCAAGGAACAGGTGCCACGAAGGGGCTCTTCGTGGCAGAGACTCTGCTAACAAAGAGACAGGAAAGAGGAAACACCAGAAACGGGCCCCTGCAGATCCTGCCCAGCACTTGGGCAGTGTTGCCCAAACAG GTCCTAAAGCTTGGAATTCTAGTGCTGCAAATGATCCCACCAAGCCAAGCCCTGAGACCCCTTCCTCTGAACCCCCCCGCACCTTGAGTCGCAAGCAGTGGCGGAACCGGCAGAAGAATAAGCGAAGACAGAAGAACAAGTTTCGCCCCCCTCAGCCCCCGGACCAGCCTCCGGAGccggcccctgcccccacccaggagACCGAGGCGCCTCCTGCTGCCGGGCCGGACGGCCCCGGGGCCCGGGCTGAGGCCCTGAGGGCCCGCATGGCCCAGCGGCTGGACGGCGCCCGCTTCCGCTACCTCAACGAACAGCTGTACTCGCAGCCCAGCCATGCCGCGCAGCGCCTCTTCCAGGAAGACCCCGAGGCCTTCCTCCTGTACCACCGTGGGTTCCAGAGCCAGGTCAGGAAGTGGCCGCTGCAGCCCGTGGACCGCATCGCCAGGGATCTTCGCCAGCG GCCTGCGTCTCTGGTGGTGGCCGACTTTGGCTGTGGGGATTGCCGCCTGGCCTCGAGCATCCGGAATCCTGTGCACTGCTTTGATTTGGCCTCCTTAGACCCCAGGGTCACCGTGTGTGACATGGCCCAG GTGCCTCTGGAGGATGCGTCTGTGGATGTGGCCGTGTTCTGCCTTTCGCTGATGGGAACCAACATCcgagacttcctggaggaggccaaTCGCGTACTGAAGCCAGG GGGTCTCCTGAAAGTGGCTGAGGTCAGCAGCCGCTTCGAAGATGTTCGGACCTTCCTGGGGGCTGTCGCCAAACTGGGCTTCAAGGTCATCTCCAAG GACCTGACCAACAGCCATTTCTTCCTGTTCGACTTTCAAAAGACTGGGCCCCCTCGGGTAGGGCCCAAGGCTCAACTCGCAGGCCTGAAGCTTCAGCCCTGTCTCTACAAGCGCAGGTGA